The following are encoded together in the Pedobacter sp. D749 genome:
- a CDS encoding ParB/RepB/Spo0J family partition protein, with protein sequence MTSFQRKTGLGRGLSALLDDSESAHPPKQQVNAVSETEQIGNISHVSLTEVETNPYQPRTEFDQVALNELADSIKIQGLIQPITVRKLGANKYQLISGERRFRASKLAGLTQIPAYIRSANDQQMLEMALIENIQRENLNAIEVALSFQRMIDEVGLKQEQLGERVGKNRTTVTNYLRLLKLPPAIQASIRDQKISMGHARALINVDGVDKQLFIHQEILEKGLSVRKVEELVRNLQHIPLKAGEKSKEKAVSFQYQKLQDDLASKFATRVKLKVTQNGKGAIEIPFMSDDDLNRILELLDW encoded by the coding sequence ATGACATCTTTTCAGCGAAAAACAGGTTTAGGAAGAGGGTTAAGTGCGCTTTTAGATGATAGCGAATCTGCTCATCCGCCGAAACAGCAGGTAAATGCTGTGAGCGAAACCGAGCAGATTGGCAATATCAGTCATGTAAGTTTAACTGAAGTTGAAACCAATCCATACCAGCCCCGTACCGAATTTGACCAGGTAGCATTAAACGAGCTTGCCGATTCGATCAAGATACAGGGTTTAATACAACCCATTACGGTTAGAAAATTAGGCGCAAACAAATATCAGCTCATTTCAGGTGAGCGTAGGTTCAGGGCGTCAAAACTAGCTGGTTTAACACAGATTCCTGCTTACATCCGCAGTGCCAACGACCAACAGATGTTGGAAATGGCCCTGATCGAAAATATTCAGCGCGAAAATTTAAATGCCATCGAAGTAGCATTAAGTTTTCAACGGATGATAGATGAGGTTGGGTTAAAACAAGAACAATTAGGCGAACGTGTAGGTAAAAACCGTACAACGGTGACCAATTACCTGCGTTTGTTAAAACTTCCTCCTGCTATTCAGGCTTCCATCCGTGATCAGAAAATTAGCATGGGGCATGCAAGGGCCTTAATTAATGTTGATGGTGTGGACAAACAGTTGTTTATTCACCAGGAAATTTTAGAAAAAGGCTTATCTGTACGTAAAGTAGAAGAGCTTGTGCGTAATCTGCAGCACATACCTTTAAAAGCCGGCGAAAAATCAAAAGAAAAAGCTGTTTCTTTTCAGTATCAAAAATTGCAGGATGATCTGGCTTCTAAATTTGCTACCCGTGTAAAGTTAAAAGTAACCCAGAACGGTAAAGGGGCGATAGAAATTCCTTTTATGAGCGATGATGACTTAAACCGAATTCTAGAGTTATTAGACTGGTAA
- a CDS encoding ATP-binding protein, producing MKIKTKLRLGFGFLFIIVLSFGLIALFFLNELSNKSKVILKDNYKSLKYVAAMRNVIDQNRLPLSSTQLTVFKENLQNEGLNITESGEKIAFQKLEAAFNILNSQQSLTIKENSIKNLRVALQNIEQVNMKAIYDKNELANETSSRANLYIMIAATLSFIILFTFIVNFPGFVANPLAEFSAAIKQISRKNYKQRLHFENEDEFTELANSFNGMVVKLNEWENSNLSKIKSEKSRIEAIIAQMQDAIIGLNEKGEVLFLNHLAAKLMSLDEDKVIGQNVAELIQKNELLKRIIKPDTNDNTLKIYTDDKESYFLLENREIIIPNYEEQDDSTLIASSKSAGSVYTLKNITQFKELDEAKTNFIATVSHELKTPLSSIKMSLKLLNDERVGMMNEEQHELLNHIKEDSDRLLKITSELLDLSQVETGNLKLTFAVTKPEEIVSYAIDAVKFQAEQKLIQLVLNCDQNLPNVNADIQKTAWVMVNFLSNALRYSSEKSKVIIDVLQKDNFIEFSVRDFGKGIDEKYQKRLFDRYFQVPTDGQNKSGSGLGLAISKDFIEAENGKIWVISAIGEGSKFCFSLPVAE from the coding sequence ATGAAAATAAAAACCAAGCTTCGCCTCGGATTCGGGTTTCTCTTTATAATCGTTTTATCATTCGGATTGATTGCGCTCTTTTTCTTAAACGAGCTTTCCAATAAATCAAAAGTAATTCTTAAAGACAACTATAAATCATTGAAATATGTTGCTGCTATGCGGAATGTAATCGATCAGAACCGACTTCCATTAAGCAGCACTCAATTGACTGTATTTAAAGAAAACTTGCAAAACGAAGGATTAAACATTACGGAATCCGGCGAAAAAATAGCTTTCCAGAAATTAGAAGCGGCTTTTAACATATTAAACAGCCAGCAATCGTTAACCATCAAAGAAAATAGCATTAAAAATTTACGTGTTGCGTTACAAAATATTGAACAGGTAAATATGAAGGCCATTTACGATAAAAATGAGTTGGCTAATGAAACCTCATCAAGGGCAAACCTCTATATTATGATTGCCGCGACATTGAGTTTTATCATCCTTTTTACATTTATTGTCAATTTCCCGGGTTTTGTAGCCAATCCACTTGCCGAGTTTAGTGCAGCAATTAAGCAAATCAGTCGTAAAAATTATAAACAGCGTTTGCACTTCGAAAACGAAGATGAATTTACAGAACTGGCCAACTCCTTTAACGGAATGGTGGTTAAATTAAATGAATGGGAAAACAGTAACTTATCTAAAATCAAATCCGAAAAGTCGCGCATTGAAGCCATTATTGCACAAATGCAGGATGCCATTATCGGCTTAAATGAGAAAGGTGAAGTGCTTTTTTTAAACCATCTGGCTGCAAAACTGATGAGTTTGGATGAAGACAAGGTTATTGGTCAAAATGTAGCCGAACTGATACAAAAAAATGAGTTGCTCAAAAGGATTATTAAACCTGACACCAATGACAATACCTTAAAAATTTATACTGACGATAAAGAATCTTATTTCCTGCTGGAAAATCGCGAAATCATCATCCCAAATTATGAAGAGCAGGATGATAGCACATTAATTGCCTCATCTAAATCTGCGGGAAGCGTTTACACCTTAAAAAATATTACGCAGTTTAAAGAGCTTGATGAAGCCAAAACAAATTTTATTGCAACCGTTTCCCATGAGCTGAAAACACCGCTTTCATCGATTAAAATGAGTTTGAAATTGCTCAACGATGAGCGTGTGGGCATGATGAACGAAGAGCAGCACGAGTTACTTAACCACATTAAAGAGGATAGCGACAGATTATTAAAAATTACCAGCGAACTGCTTGATCTTTCGCAGGTAGAAACCGGCAATTTAAAACTCACATTTGCTGTAACCAAACCTGAAGAAATTGTGAGTTATGCGATTGATGCTGTTAAATTCCAGGCTGAACAGAAATTGATTCAACTGGTGCTTAACTGCGACCAAAACTTACCAAATGTAAATGCCGATATTCAGAAAACTGCCTGGGTAATGGTTAACTTTTTATCTAATGCCTTGCGTTACAGTTCAGAAAAATCGAAGGTAATTATTGATGTGTTGCAAAAAGACAATTTTATTGAATTCTCTGTCCGTGATTTTGGAAAAGGCATTGACGAAAAATACCAAAAAAGACTATTCGACAGGTATTTTCAGGTACCAACTGATGGTCAGAATAAATCAGGTTCCGGATTGGGGCTTGCCATTTCTAAAGATTTTATCGAAGCAGAAAACGGAAAAATATGGGTAATAAGCGCCATTGGTGAGGGCAGCAAGTTTTGTTTTAGTTTACCAGTTGCAGAGTAG
- a CDS encoding acyl-CoA thioesterase, with protein MARTKNHIELQFLSEPSDVNYGGKVHGGMMMKWIDQAAFACALQWSQTYCVTVYVGGIRFFHPVHIGHLVKMEARIIYTGKTSMHIAVDAFSKPVGQTDFVKNTHCIIVFVAVDDNGQPKAIPAFKPKTEKEIAMHGYAIKLMELRKSIDKEMEPYIV; from the coding sequence ATGGCCAGAACCAAAAACCACATCGAACTTCAATTTTTAAGCGAACCCTCTGATGTTAACTATGGAGGTAAGGTGCATGGTGGGATGATGATGAAGTGGATTGATCAGGCTGCTTTTGCCTGTGCCTTGCAGTGGAGCCAAACCTATTGTGTAACGGTTTATGTGGGTGGCATCAGGTTTTTTCATCCGGTTCATATCGGGCATCTGGTTAAAATGGAAGCACGCATTATTTATACGGGTAAAACCAGTATGCATATTGCCGTTGATGCTTTTTCTAAACCAGTAGGTCAAACCGATTTTGTGAAGAACACACACTGTATTATTGTGTTTGTCGCAGTAGATGACAATGGGCAGCCAAAGGCAATTCCGGCTTTTAAACCCAAAACCGAAAAAGAAATTGCCATGCATGGTTATGCCATTAAATTAATGGAATTGCGTAAAAGCATTGATAAGGAAATGGAACCATACATCGTTTAG
- a CDS encoding DUF5683 domain-containing protein, giving the protein MQKTKLFLLVAAFTLFLVNLASAQVKDTLLKPADTSKIKLSKSLDTAAKKPMTRKDSMKAKYVNPGKVAGRKAVFRSMIIPGWGQLYNMQLLNDGYGTRAGKSQFFQKLYTGGKIAAIYGGITVLTMSYIESSKQYDLSLTELQYRDANNGQPDPNGPFGSRYSTTGITQRKDTYRRNKQIVLFSYGLVYFANIVDAYVAARLHFFNIDDNLSFKVMPSIINTNSVYGFNATPALKLSLTF; this is encoded by the coding sequence ATGCAAAAAACTAAGCTTTTCTTACTGGTTGCTGCATTTACACTTTTCCTTGTAAACTTAGCCTCGGCGCAGGTTAAGGATACGTTGTTAAAACCTGCAGATACCTCGAAAATTAAATTATCTAAATCTTTAGATACTGCGGCTAAAAAACCGATGACGAGAAAGGATTCGATGAAAGCCAAGTATGTTAATCCGGGTAAAGTTGCCGGTAGAAAAGCTGTTTTCAGATCGATGATTATACCGGGTTGGGGCCAATTGTATAATATGCAACTGCTAAATGATGGTTATGGTACAAGAGCGGGAAAAAGCCAGTTTTTTCAAAAGCTGTATACCGGTGGTAAGATTGCGGCTATTTATGGCGGTATAACCGTGCTTACTATGTCGTACATTGAAAGTAGTAAACAATATGATTTATCGCTAACAGAATTACAATATCGCGACGCGAATAACGGTCAGCCTGATCCTAACGGTCCTTTTGGTAGCCGTTATTCAACAACAGGCATCACCCAGCGTAAAGATACGTATAGAAGGAATAAACAAATTGTGTTATTCTCTTACGGTTTGGTTTATTTTGCCAATATAGTAGATGCCTACGTTGCAGCCCGTTTGCATTTCTTCAATATTGATGATAACCTTTCTTTTAAGGTAATGCCATCTATCATTAATACCAATTCGGTATACGGTTTTAATGCAACGCCTGCACTAAAATTATCATTAACATTTTAA
- a CDS encoding ROK family protein has product MSVIVEKNQRLRAGVIKHLYYKKSLSLTDLSKLTQKSLPLVTAVVNGLIAEGYIIEEGFAPSTGGRRAAMFLINPNLKKYIVALAMDQLTSRLTIYDLSRTMVTPIRTLEFELSSKESNIGDLVNFINNSIDQSEINRTAILGVGIGMPGFVNADEGINHSFLKVEEGTTLQKYLSSKINLPVYIDNDSSLIAMAELNFGEAVNLKDVMVVNIGWGTGLGIIVNGKLYRGSSGSAGEFSHIPLSNSDNLCSCGRRGCLEVDTSLLVMAKRAEEAIAGGAESSMKELFKDKSKHPADHFLYAVGQQDPVAVSVLAKAIFQLGKGVATLIHLLNPECIVLSGRGAKAGKMLLPPIQQAIHEFCIPRIAEQTKIKLSTLTDEAELLAAGSLTVEYNQFD; this is encoded by the coding sequence ATGTCTGTAATTGTTGAGAAAAACCAGCGCCTTAGGGCTGGTGTTATAAAGCATTTATATTATAAAAAATCGCTATCACTTACAGACTTGAGTAAGCTGACGCAAAAGAGTTTGCCTTTGGTTACCGCCGTAGTTAATGGTTTAATCGCTGAAGGATATATTATAGAAGAGGGTTTTGCACCATCAACAGGTGGCAGAAGAGCTGCAATGTTCTTGATCAATCCAAATCTAAAAAAATACATTGTAGCCCTTGCAATGGATCAGCTCACATCCAGGTTAACCATTTACGACCTTTCGAGAACAATGGTTACGCCAATTCGGACTTTAGAGTTCGAACTTTCCTCAAAAGAAAGCAATATTGGCGACCTTGTAAATTTCATAAACAACAGTATCGATCAATCTGAAATCAACAGAACAGCTATTTTAGGGGTTGGTATTGGCATGCCGGGCTTTGTTAATGCTGATGAGGGCATAAATCACTCTTTTCTTAAAGTGGAAGAAGGAACAACCTTACAAAAGTATCTTTCGTCTAAAATCAATTTACCGGTATATATAGATAACGATTCTAGTTTAATTGCGATGGCCGAATTAAATTTCGGAGAGGCAGTTAATTTAAAAGACGTAATGGTGGTTAATATCGGCTGGGGAACAGGTTTGGGAATTATAGTAAATGGTAAATTATACCGGGGCAGTAGCGGCAGTGCCGGTGAGTTTAGTCATATTCCACTATCAAACAGCGACAATTTGTGTTCTTGCGGTAGAAGAGGTTGTTTAGAGGTTGATACTTCCTTATTGGTAATGGCTAAGCGAGCAGAAGAAGCAATAGCCGGAGGCGCTGAATCGAGCATGAAAGAACTTTTTAAAGATAAAAGTAAACACCCTGCAGATCATTTCTTATACGCTGTTGGTCAACAAGACCCCGTAGCCGTATCAGTATTGGCCAAAGCTATTTTTCAATTAGGCAAAGGAGTAGCTACATTAATCCATCTTTTAAACCCTGAATGTATTGTTTTGAGTGGAAGAGGGGCTAAGGCAGGTAAAATGCTTTTGCCACCAATCCAGCAAGCTATCCATGAGTTCTGTATTCCGCGAATAGCCGAGCAAACTAAAATAAAACTGTCTACCCTGACTGATGAAGCTGAATTATTGGCTGCCGGAAGTTTGACAGTAGAGTATAATCAATTTGACTAA
- the lepB gene encoding signal peptidase I: MNYKFWQRKKDAPKKKKTKTREWVDAIVFAVVAATIIRVFFIEAYTIPSGSMERSLLIGDFLFVSKVNYGARIPMTPVAFPFAHHTMPLTTSTKAYWDGVQWKYHRLPGLSKIKRNDVVVFNFPEGDTVAVENQAESYYTLVRSMGRQQVRSTFTIVDRPVDKRENFIKRCIGIPGDVISMSNGVANVNGKNEPLKNTGMMPYRIEFKTMDFNYAVLDEFKLNLGGTPAIADKTYVVDASPEIVEKLKTFDFVKSVTLSPDPAGDVPGGVFPNDPNRVWNRDNFGPVKIPSKGWTVKIDSNTMPLYYRAIRTYEGNKVEQKAGVWYINDKVATTYTFKMDYYWMMGDNRHNSADSRYWGFVPEDHIVGKALFVWMSWDSTASFLHKIRWSRLFMGIH, encoded by the coding sequence ATGAATTATAAGTTCTGGCAACGAAAAAAAGATGCCCCAAAGAAGAAAAAAACTAAAACCCGCGAGTGGGTTGATGCAATTGTTTTTGCAGTGGTGGCTGCAACCATTATCCGCGTATTTTTTATAGAGGCTTACACCATTCCGTCCGGTTCGATGGAGAGATCTTTGCTTATCGGCGATTTCCTTTTTGTGAGTAAAGTTAATTACGGTGCACGTATTCCGATGACCCCTGTTGCTTTTCCTTTTGCGCATCATACGATGCCTTTAACCACTTCTACAAAAGCTTATTGGGATGGTGTACAGTGGAAATATCACCGTTTGCCGGGTTTATCTAAAATTAAAAGAAACGACGTAGTGGTATTTAACTTTCCTGAGGGAGACACGGTTGCTGTAGAAAACCAGGCAGAAAGTTATTATACTTTGGTGCGTAGTATGGGCCGCCAACAGGTGAGGAGTACCTTCACAATAGTAGATCGCCCGGTAGATAAACGTGAGAATTTTATTAAGAGGTGTATTGGTATTCCGGGCGACGTCATTTCGATGAGCAATGGGGTTGCCAATGTAAATGGCAAAAATGAGCCTTTAAAAAACACAGGTATGATGCCATATCGCATCGAGTTTAAAACCATGGATTTTAATTATGCTGTACTTGATGAATTTAAGCTGAATTTAGGAGGAACACCTGCTATTGCAGATAAGACATACGTTGTGGATGCATCTCCGGAAATTGTGGAAAAACTGAAAACTTTTGATTTTGTGAAATCAGTTACCTTAAGTCCTGATCCTGCCGGAGACGTTCCGGGTGGTGTTTTTCCAAACGATCCAAACAGGGTGTGGAACAGGGATAACTTTGGTCCTGTTAAAATCCCTTCAAAAGGATGGACCGTAAAAATCGACAGCAATACTATGCCGTTGTATTACAGGGCAATCAGAACTTACGAAGGAAACAAAGTAGAGCAAAAAGCAGGTGTTTGGTATATTAATGATAAGGTGGCCACTACCTATACTTTTAAAATGGATTACTATTGGATGATGGGCGATAACCGCCATAATTCGGCCGATTCGCGTTATTGGGGTTTTGTACCCGAAGATCATATTGTAGGAAAAGCTTTATTTGTTTGGATGAGCTGGGATAGTACCGCATCTTTCTTACATAAAATAAGGTGGAGCAGATTGTTTATGGGAATTCATTAA
- a CDS encoding ParA family protein gives MSKIIALANQKGGVGKTTSSINLAASLAVLEYKTLLVDADPQANSTSGIGFDPRNIKDSIYECIINDIDPLQAIQKTDTPNLDLLPAHIDLVGAEIEMINLNNREYKMKAVLEKIKDQYDFIIIDCSPSLGLITINALTAADSVIIPVQCEYFALEGLGKLLNTIKIVQNRLNPDLEIEGILLTMYDVRLRLSNQVVEEVRTHFHELVFDTIIQRNTRLSEAPSYGVSVIMHDANCKGAINYLNLAREIVKKNGLLKEEENIGTATL, from the coding sequence ATGAGCAAAATTATTGCATTAGCAAATCAAAAAGGTGGCGTTGGTAAAACAACTTCATCTATAAACCTGGCTGCGAGTTTAGCCGTACTAGAATATAAAACTTTACTGGTAGATGCTGATCCTCAGGCAAATTCAACTTCAGGTATCGGTTTCGATCCCCGGAATATTAAAGACAGTATTTATGAGTGTATCATTAATGATATTGACCCTTTACAGGCCATTCAAAAAACAGATACACCAAATTTGGATTTACTGCCTGCCCATATCGATCTGGTTGGTGCGGAAATCGAGATGATTAACCTCAACAACCGCGAGTATAAAATGAAAGCGGTTTTGGAGAAAATCAAAGATCAGTATGATTTCATTATCATCGATTGTTCTCCATCCTTAGGTTTAATTACCATCAATGCTTTAACAGCAGCCGATTCAGTTATTATTCCTGTTCAGTGCGAATATTTCGCGCTTGAAGGTTTAGGCAAGTTATTAAATACCATCAAAATTGTTCAGAACCGTTTAAATCCTGATCTGGAGATTGAAGGTATTTTATTAACCATGTACGATGTACGTTTACGTTTATCGAACCAGGTGGTAGAAGAGGTGAGAACGCATTTTCATGAACTAGTTTTCGATACCATTATTCAGCGCAATACACGTTTAAGCGAAGCACCTAGTTATGGCGTTTCGGTCATTATGCACGATGCAAATTGCAAAGGTGCCATTAACTACCTTAACCTTGCCCGCGAAATTGTGAAGAAAAACGGTCTTTTAAAGGAAGAAGAAAACATAGGAACAGCAACTTTATAA
- a CDS encoding NADPH-dependent FMN reductase, producing MITIIAATNRPNSNTLKVAKYYQKQLKEKGADANLFSLEHLPIDVLNTDMYGKRSAAFQEIQDMIYNTEKFLFIMPEYNGSYPGVLKVLIDASNFPDSFYDKKAALVGISSGKYGNIRGVDHFTGVCHYINLHVLPLRLHIPNIKTELDTEGNLSQTDTIKFTNEQIEKFIKF from the coding sequence ATGATCACAATTATAGCCGCTACCAACAGGCCCAATAGCAATACGCTAAAAGTTGCCAAATATTACCAGAAGCAACTAAAAGAAAAAGGTGCCGATGCCAATCTGTTCAGCCTGGAGCACCTGCCTATAGATGTTTTGAACACGGATATGTACGGTAAAAGATCAGCAGCTTTTCAGGAAATCCAAGACATGATCTATAATACCGAAAAGTTTTTATTTATTATGCCAGAATACAATGGAAGTTACCCGGGCGTATTAAAAGTGTTAATAGACGCCTCTAATTTCCCAGATAGTTTTTACGATAAAAAAGCAGCCCTGGTTGGAATTTCTTCTGGCAAATATGGCAATATCCGTGGAGTAGATCATTTTACAGGCGTTTGCCACTATATTAACCTGCATGTTTTACCCTTACGTTTACACATTCCGAATATAAAAACCGAATTAGATACAGAAGGCAACTTAAGCCAAACAGATACAATTAAGTTTACCAACGAGCAGATAGAGAAGTTTATTAAATTCTAA
- the dapB gene encoding 4-hydroxy-tetrahydrodipicolinate reductase, producing MKIALLGYGKMGQIIEKFAVERGHEIVLKITIDNQEDLTRQNLKSADVAIDFSTPDSVLKNIDACFDANVPIVVGTTGWYGKLQEVKNDCSNSNNTLLYGSNFSIGVNLFFKLNQTLAKLMNNYPAYEVQVEEIHHTQKLDAPSGTAITLAEGIVDNLERKQEWLNEVVGTDVELFPKAEQLLIESHRIENIPGTHTVIYSSEVDEIEIKHTAHNRAGFALGAVVAAEWLKDKKGFFNITDIFE from the coding sequence ATGAAAATTGCGCTTTTAGGATATGGTAAAATGGGGCAGATTATCGAAAAATTTGCGGTGGAACGTGGCCACGAAATTGTTTTGAAAATAACGATCGATAACCAGGAAGATTTAACCAGACAAAATTTAAAGTCAGCTGATGTGGCTATCGATTTTAGTACGCCTGATTCGGTTTTAAAAAATATTGATGCCTGTTTTGATGCCAATGTGCCAATAGTTGTGGGTACAACCGGTTGGTATGGCAAACTCCAGGAAGTAAAAAACGATTGCAGCAATAGTAACAATACATTGCTTTATGGGTCTAACTTCAGTATTGGCGTAAACTTATTCTTTAAGCTTAATCAAACTTTGGCAAAGCTGATGAATAACTATCCTGCCTACGAAGTTCAGGTTGAAGAAATACACCATACCCAAAAACTGGATGCGCCAAGTGGTACAGCCATTACGCTTGCAGAAGGGATTGTAGATAACCTGGAAAGAAAACAAGAGTGGTTAAACGAAGTGGTAGGAACTGATGTAGAATTGTTTCCCAAAGCAGAACAATTGTTGATAGAATCGCACAGGATAGAAAATATTCCAGGTACACACACTGTAATTTACAGTAGTGAGGTAGATGAAATAGAAATTAAACATACCGCCCATAATAGAGCAGGTTTTGCTTTAGGTGCCGTAGTAGCAGCAGAGTGGCTAAAAGATAAAAAAGGATTTTTTAATATTACTGATATTTTTGAATAA